A segment of the Deinococcus fonticola genome:
TTCAGGATCGGGCGACTTATCCGCACGGCATGCAAATCGTTCACCGCCCAACGCTGCACCTCCTCATCAATCAACAGGCCGACCGACTTGACGTACCAACGCAGCCGCCTGGTCAGCGTGTGCTGCTGGCCAGCGACTTCCACCACTATCTTGTCGCCTTCGTGACGAATAAACCGTACCATTCCACCACCGTAAGCATCCTTGAATGTTGTTCTGTCAGGCATCCGGCACCGCGTCCCAGTCAAGACGGGTGAACGGATCTGCGGGTGGGTCTTCAGTCAGTACTCCACCAATCTCCAGTTTCCCAGCGGCCGCCCGTTCCTCAGGACTGGCCGGCTGATCTTCACAGAGATCAGGTTGGTGAAATGCCAGCGCTGGACTTCCCAATCGATCAGGAAGCGGCCGGGCTTGATGTACCAGCGCAGACACCGGGTGAGGGCGTGCTGCCTGTTGCGGTGCTCGATGGCTATTTTTTCGCCCTCGTGTCGAATGAATTTCAACATGCCTGAAGTGTGAACCGGGCAGCGTTAACAGGGCATTAACCAGGAACGTTCAGCTCTTTCTGTCTCTGGTGATGATCCTGACCAGCAGCAGCATTGTGAAAGCCACCAGCACCATCACGGCCGACAGCACCAGCGCCGGGGCGAGATCGGATTCCATCGCGGAGTAGATCGCCAGCGTGATGGTGCGCGTTTTTCCCTGTAAGGAACCCGCAAACAGGATGGTCGCGCCGAACTCGCCCAGCGCCCGCGCCCAGGTCAGCACCAGTCCTTCCAGCAGGAAGGGGAAAGCCAGCGGCCAGGTCACGTAACGGAAGACTCCCCAGTGGTCTGCACCGTCGGTCTGCGCGGCCTCCTCGACTTCGCGCTGCACGGCCAGAAACCCCGCTTTTGCGGTGCGCAGGTAAAAGGGCGCGGAAACAAAGAGTTGGGCCATGACCACGGCGGCGGGCGAGAAGGCCACGCTGATTCCCGCCAGTTGCAGCGGAGGCCCCAGCAGACCACTGCGTCCGAAAGTCAGCAGCAGCCCCACGCCAGCCACCACCGGGGGAAGCACGATAGGGAGGTCAAGCAGGGTGTCCAGCACAGTCTTGCCCGGAAAATCGAAGCGGGCCAGCAGCCAGGCGATGGGCGTGACCAGCAGCACCGTCAACAGCAACGTGATGCCCGTGGTCAGCAGGCTCACCCGCAGCGCATCGAGCACCACCGGGCTGCCCAGGGTCGGCCAGAACGACGCGGTAAGGCCACGGACCAGCAGCACCAGCACCGGCAGAATCAGGAACAGCACCAGCGCCGTCCCCAGCAGGAATGGCAAAACGGGGACGACACGCCGTCTGCGCCGAGGGAAAAGGTCAGTGGTCAGCGCGGAACACCTGCAAAGGACACGAGGTTGCTCACGTACTGGCCGCCCTTGCCATTACCAGGCACGACCCGTTGGACTGCTCCATTCTTTTCAGGAAAGCCTCGTTTCATGTCCGTTCTCCTCAGTCCATAACGTAAACCGTACCGGGTTCTCTACTCAGAACTTTGCCTTCCAGGGCGTTGCGCGTGCTGCTGTTCATGGGTTCCTCCTGTTGAGAAAAGCGCTACTAACATTACTGCGGCTTCCCGAAGCCCCACTTCCTGAGGATTTTCTGTCCATCATTGGAAAGCACGTACTGCACGAACGCGTGGGCGGCCCCGCTGTTGGGGCTGGCTTTCAGCGTGCCCATTGGGTAACTGGCAGTCTGGTTGAAGCGGGTCGGCAGCGCGATCATCCGCACCAGGGGTTTCAGGGTCGGGGTCACGTCTGTGCTGTAGACCACCGCAGCGTCGGCCTCGCCCAGTTGCACCTTGAGCGCCACCTGCCGCACGTTCGGCTCTTCCGAAACGACATTTTGCAGGAAACGGGCCGAGAAGTCCCTGCCGTAGCTGCCGGACCTGTCGATGGCGGTGAGCATGCGGCGGGTGTAGTCGCCCACCGGCACCGTCTTGTCGGCCATGA
Coding sequences within it:
- a CDS encoding ABC transporter permease, translated to MPFLLGTALVLFLILPVLVLLVRGLTASFWPTLGSPVVLDALRVSLLTTGITLLLTVLLVTPIAWLLARFDFPGKTVLDTLLDLPIVLPPVVAGVGLLLTFGRSGLLGPPLQLAGISVAFSPAAVVMAQLFVSAPFYLRTAKAGFLAVQREVEEAAQTDGADHWGVFRYVTWPLAFPFLLEGLVLTWARALGEFGATILFAGSLQGKTRTITLAIYSAMESDLAPALVLSAVMVLVAFTMLLLVRIITRDRKS
- the modA gene encoding molybdate ABC transporter substrate-binding protein, which encodes MKAGTAFLLTLLLGSNAHAANLTVFAAASLTDAFTELGKAFDARTGNKTTFQFAGSQALRTQIENGAKADVYASANNAQFDPLVKSGMIASGQPFVTNKLALIAPRSSAKVTTLNDLVKPGLKIVMADKTVPVGDYTRRMLTAIDRSGSYGRDFSARFLQNVVSEEPNVRQVALKVQLGEADAAVVYSTDVTPTLKPLVRMIALPTRFNQTASYPMGTLKASPNSGAAHAFVQYVLSNDGQKILRKWGFGKPQ